In one Methylocaldum szegediense genomic region, the following are encoded:
- a CDS encoding nitrite/sulfite reductase has product MYQYDDYDQTLVDERVAQFKGQTERFLRGELTEDQFRPLRLMNGLYIQRHAPMLRIAIPYGLLSSRQLRKLAHIARTYDKGYGHFTTRQNIQFNWPKLEDVPTILGELATVQMHAIQTSGNCIRNVTSDHLAGVSEDELEDPRPYCEIIRQWSTLHPEFSYLPRKFKIAVNGAAKDRIATQLHDIGLQLVRNDRGEIGFEVLVGGGLGRTPMIGVTIRPFLEKIHLLSYLEAILRIYNRFGRRDNKFKARIKILVKELGKEKFTEMVETEWAAIKDHLLLDLQEVERIKTFFQPPLYETLSDDPSLAERTAQDSRFGAWFRHNTHAHKVPGYRAVFLSLKVPGKPPGNLTDSQMDAVADLADQYSFGEVRVTHTQNLVLADVKQTDLYELWKQLEFLELATPNIGTASDIICCPGLDFCALANATSIPIANGIQQIFDNLDYLYDLGDIRINISGCMNGCAHHTVGHIGILGVDKKGEEWYQITLGGSSGKDAALGERLGPSVAKDQICHAVEAIFHTYCEHRLEDETFLETVRRIGIRPFQERVYGDH; this is encoded by the coding sequence ATGTACCAGTACGACGATTACGACCAGACCCTAGTCGATGAGCGCGTCGCTCAATTCAAGGGTCAAACGGAACGGTTCTTGAGAGGAGAACTCACAGAAGACCAGTTTCGACCTCTTCGCTTGATGAATGGCTTGTATATCCAGCGACATGCGCCGATGTTGCGCATCGCTATTCCGTATGGCCTGCTTTCGTCGCGTCAACTCCGCAAGCTGGCTCATATCGCGCGGACTTACGACAAAGGTTACGGCCATTTCACCACGCGACAGAATATCCAATTCAATTGGCCGAAACTCGAAGACGTGCCGACGATTTTGGGTGAGCTTGCGACGGTACAGATGCATGCCATTCAAACCAGCGGCAATTGCATCCGTAACGTGACTAGCGATCACCTCGCCGGCGTCTCGGAGGACGAACTCGAAGACCCTCGCCCGTATTGCGAAATCATCCGGCAGTGGTCCACGCTACACCCTGAGTTCAGTTACCTTCCACGTAAATTCAAGATCGCGGTTAACGGTGCAGCAAAAGACCGGATAGCGACCCAACTTCACGATATCGGTTTGCAACTAGTCAGGAACGACCGTGGTGAGATCGGTTTCGAGGTGTTGGTTGGTGGCGGCCTTGGACGAACGCCGATGATCGGCGTGACAATCCGCCCGTTTCTCGAAAAAATCCATCTGCTTTCGTATTTGGAAGCGATTCTCCGCATTTACAATCGCTTCGGCCGGCGCGACAACAAGTTCAAGGCCCGGATCAAGATCCTTGTCAAAGAACTCGGAAAAGAGAAATTTACCGAAATGGTTGAAACCGAGTGGGCGGCGATCAAAGATCACCTGCTCCTCGATCTCCAAGAAGTCGAGCGGATCAAAACGTTCTTCCAACCGCCTCTTTATGAGACCTTGTCCGACGATCCCTCGTTGGCGGAAAGAACAGCTCAAGACAGTCGGTTCGGTGCCTGGTTCCGTCACAACACTCATGCTCATAAAGTGCCTGGTTATCGGGCTGTGTTTCTCTCGTTGAAAGTGCCCGGAAAACCGCCAGGAAACCTTACGGATAGCCAAATGGATGCAGTAGCCGATCTGGCGGACCAATACAGTTTCGGCGAAGTACGCGTGACGCACACTCAGAACCTGGTATTGGCCGATGTCAAACAGACGGATTTATACGAACTGTGGAAGCAACTCGAGTTCTTAGAACTGGCAACGCCCAATATCGGAACGGCGAGCGACATCATTTGCTGTCCGGGCCTTGATTTCTGCGCGCTCGCGAACGCAACATCGATCCCAATCGCTAACGGCATTCAGCAGATTTTCGACAATCTGGACTATCTCTACGATCTCGGCGATATTCGGATCAACATCTCGGGTTGCATGAACGGCTGCGCGCACCACACCGTGGGTCACATAGGTATCTTGGGTGTGGATAAGAAAGGGGAAGAGTGGTACCAGATTACGCTGGGCGGCTCGTCCGGTAAGGACGCTGCTCTCGGCGAACGTCTCGGTCCTTCAGTAGCTAAAGACCAAATCTGCCATGCAGTCGAAGCTATTTTTCATACCTACTGCGAGCACCGGCTTGAGGACGAGACGTTTCTCGAAACGGTTCGGCGTATTGGCATACGACCCTTCCAGGAGCGAGTGTATGGAGATCATTAA
- the nhaD gene encoding sodium:proton antiporter NhaD, which translates to MASAEELEVLGLTGTHRGLYCVLVFIIAYGFVMTEEFSHLRKSKPVIVAAGIIWAHVAYLAASNGVPVEKVHKAFEHDLREYAELFLFLLVAMTYINAMAERNVFEALRSWLVSRKFGYRKLFWITGIITFFLSSVADNLTSALLVGAVVMAVGVNSPRFVALGFINLVSAANAGGAFSPFGDITTLMVWQAGKAEFFDFFMLFIPSLVNFAVPAAFMHFAIPDETPTFPEEEQVKMKEGALVICGLFALTIITAVSFKQFLHLPPFLGMMVGLSYLMFYGYRLKLLHSADNGKFDVFAHVRDAEWDTLLFFFGVVFAVGGLGYIGYLELASEAMYEGLGPTTANILIGILSAIVDNIPVMFAVLNMNPDMDIYQWMLVTLTAGVGGTMLSIGSAAGVALMGTSRGMYTFFSHLRWTPAIIAGYAASILTHYWLNG; encoded by the coding sequence ATGGCATCAGCCGAGGAACTCGAAGTTTTGGGGCTGACCGGTACGCATCGGGGGCTTTATTGCGTTTTGGTCTTCATCATTGCGTACGGTTTCGTAATGACCGAAGAATTCAGTCACTTGCGCAAGTCGAAACCGGTCATCGTAGCGGCCGGGATCATCTGGGCGCATGTGGCTTATTTGGCCGCCAGCAATGGCGTCCCGGTGGAGAAAGTGCACAAGGCGTTCGAGCACGATTTGCGCGAGTACGCCGAGCTGTTTTTGTTCCTGCTGGTCGCCATGACCTACATCAATGCCATGGCCGAGCGAAACGTGTTCGAGGCGCTGCGTTCATGGCTGGTGAGTCGCAAATTCGGTTACCGCAAACTCTTCTGGATCACTGGTATAATTACCTTCTTCCTTTCCTCGGTGGCCGACAACTTGACTTCGGCTCTCTTGGTCGGGGCCGTGGTGATGGCGGTTGGCGTCAACAGTCCGCGTTTCGTGGCCTTGGGATTCATTAACCTGGTCAGCGCGGCCAACGCGGGAGGTGCATTCAGCCCGTTCGGCGACATCACGACGCTGATGGTCTGGCAGGCAGGTAAGGCGGAGTTCTTCGACTTTTTCATGCTGTTCATTCCGTCGCTGGTGAATTTCGCCGTGCCGGCCGCGTTCATGCACTTCGCCATTCCGGATGAAACGCCGACCTTCCCTGAAGAAGAGCAGGTCAAGATGAAGGAAGGGGCGTTGGTCATTTGCGGCTTGTTCGCACTCACGATCATAACCGCCGTCAGCTTCAAGCAGTTCCTTCATCTGCCGCCGTTCTTGGGAATGATGGTGGGCCTTTCCTATTTGATGTTCTATGGCTATCGCTTGAAGCTGCTGCACAGTGCCGACAACGGGAAGTTCGACGTATTCGCCCATGTCCGCGATGCAGAGTGGGACACTCTGCTGTTTTTCTTCGGCGTGGTTTTCGCGGTAGGTGGTTTGGGCTATATCGGTTATCTGGAGTTGGCTTCCGAGGCGATGTATGAAGGACTCGGCCCGACGACCGCCAATATTCTGATCGGCATACTTTCGGCTATCGTCGACAATATTCCGGTCATGTTCGCGGTGCTGAACATGAATCCGGACATGGATATCTATCAATGGATGCTGGTGACCTTGACGGCCGGCGTGGGCGGAACCATGCTGTCCATCGGTTCTGCCGCGGGTGTGGCTCTTATGGGGACATCGCGTGGGATGTACACCTTTTTCAGTCATTTGCGGTGGACCCCCGCCATTATTGCAGGTTATGCGGCGAGCATCTTGACCCACTACTGGCTCAACGGCTGA
- a CDS encoding dicarboxylate/amino acid:cation symporter produces MTIKRWPLSLRVLIGVALGALLGVIGGDEPYLWGLRNEHLGQIGMLAIRLLKALAVPLILFAILDAFVRTPISARSGGRLLMICLINVSMACAIGLLLMNTIEPGLAWRDRLEHLTARVSENATPTSPSSVPPPSLNPLRNLGAYIPQSLIEPLASNNVISVVLLALLFGAALRWFKDRQGEEDVADIRPLEGFVSSAYQILAKVLAWVVEVVPFAVFGLVAQVVGKTGLEIFADLGGFLGVIALGLGLHGLVYYPLAAWLVAGKSPRVYLQQGADAIMTGLSANSSLAAMPVTLRCLRNIGVSESSARIAVCAGTNLNNDGITLYEAMAALFLAQALGYELGAGQQAIIVLSAVMAGIGVAGIPEAGLIILPLVLSASGLPEAVVAAAIPLIAPVDWILARIRSGVNVLADMLVAILLDAWEKREPRNKA; encoded by the coding sequence ATGACTATAAAACGATGGCCCTTGTCCTTACGCGTACTGATAGGTGTCGCATTGGGCGCATTGCTCGGCGTCATTGGAGGTGATGAGCCTTATCTTTGGGGACTTAGAAACGAGCACCTCGGACAAATCGGAATGCTGGCGATCCGACTCCTGAAAGCATTGGCCGTGCCGCTCATTCTTTTTGCAATTCTCGATGCGTTTGTGCGAACTCCGATATCCGCGAGAAGCGGGGGGCGACTGCTCATGATTTGTCTCATCAATGTGTCGATGGCTTGCGCCATCGGATTGCTGCTGATGAATACGATCGAACCAGGGTTGGCCTGGCGGGACCGGCTCGAACACCTTACCGCTCGAGTCTCCGAAAACGCCACACCCACAAGTCCGAGTTCGGTGCCGCCCCCGTCTCTCAACCCACTGCGGAACCTCGGTGCCTACATCCCCCAGAGCCTTATCGAACCGCTCGCCAGCAATAACGTGATCTCAGTCGTCCTGCTCGCCTTGCTATTCGGCGCCGCTCTTCGGTGGTTCAAAGATCGTCAGGGAGAGGAAGATGTCGCAGACATTCGGCCATTGGAAGGTTTTGTCTCGTCGGCCTATCAGATCTTAGCCAAGGTGCTCGCCTGGGTCGTCGAGGTCGTTCCGTTCGCCGTATTCGGTCTCGTGGCGCAAGTCGTCGGAAAAACGGGGCTAGAAATTTTTGCCGACCTGGGCGGGTTTCTCGGTGTAATAGCACTCGGCCTCGGCCTTCATGGTCTGGTTTATTATCCCCTGGCGGCCTGGCTGGTAGCCGGAAAATCGCCACGGGTTTATCTCCAACAAGGGGCGGATGCCATCATGACCGGCTTGTCGGCGAACAGCAGCTTGGCCGCCATGCCGGTTACCTTGCGCTGCCTTAGGAACATCGGCGTCTCGGAGTCGTCCGCACGTATCGCCGTTTGCGCCGGTACGAACCTCAACAACGACGGCATCACCCTATACGAGGCCATGGCTGCACTGTTCCTAGCACAGGCTTTAGGCTACGAACTCGGCGCTGGTCAGCAAGCGATCATTGTACTTTCCGCGGTCATGGCCGGTATCGGCGTCGCCGGGATTCCTGAAGCGGGATTGATTATTTTACCGCTGGTACTGAGCGCGTCCGGCTTGCCGGAAGCTGTTGTCGCCGCTGCGATACCACTCATCGCACCGGTCGATTGGATCCTTGCGCGCATCCGATCCGGCGTGAACGTACTCGCCGACATGCTTGTCGCGATCTTGCTCGATGCTTGGGAAAAACGTGAACCACGTAACAAGGCGTAG
- a CDS encoding cytochrome P460 family protein: MKRISMFLGAMVFATLAWAEQSTVAPAPNGITIPEGYKDWRLIAVTQRPETNTLRAILGNDVAIAAARAGNTNPWPDGAVLAKVVVKQKNHPRYPTAQVPGEFVHAEFMIKDSAKFASTGGWGFARWLGEKLEPYGKDANFVQECVGCHTTVQQTDWVFTAPISLP; the protein is encoded by the coding sequence GTGAAACGAATTTCTATGTTCTTGGGGGCTATGGTTTTTGCGACACTGGCTTGGGCGGAGCAATCCACTGTGGCTCCGGCTCCGAACGGGATTACGATCCCCGAGGGTTATAAAGATTGGCGGCTGATCGCCGTAACCCAGCGTCCCGAAACGAATACGCTTCGTGCTATTTTAGGCAACGATGTGGCGATAGCAGCAGCTAGAGCCGGAAACACCAATCCCTGGCCAGATGGAGCCGTGTTGGCAAAGGTGGTAGTCAAGCAAAAGAATCATCCCAGATACCCGACGGCGCAGGTGCCGGGTGAGTTCGTTCATGCCGAGTTCATGATCAAGGACTCCGCCAAGTTCGCTTCAACGGGAGGTTGGGGTTTTGCTCGCTGGCTGGGAGAAAAACTGGAACCGTATGGTAAGGACGCGAATTTCGTTCAGGAATGTGTCGGCTGTCACACGACCGTCCAGCAGACGGACTGGGTATTTACCGCACCGATCAGTTTGCCCTAA
- the fdxA gene encoding ferredoxin FdxA, with amino-acid sequence MTFVVTENCIKCKFTDCVDVCPVDCFHEGPNFLVIDPDECIDCTLCEPECPANAIYSEDEVPEGQEHFIQLNAELSKVWPSITEVKPALEDADEWNGKPNKLQYLER; translated from the coding sequence ATGACTTTTGTAGTAACCGAAAACTGCATCAAGTGCAAATTTACCGATTGCGTCGATGTCTGCCCGGTCGACTGCTTCCATGAGGGGCCGAATTTTCTAGTCATTGATCCAGACGAGTGTATCGATTGTACTTTGTGTGAGCCCGAATGCCCCGCAAATGCCATTTATTCCGAGGATGAGGTGCCGGAGGGCCAAGAGCATTTCATTCAATTGAATGCCGAGCTTTCGAAAGTGTGGCCAAGTATTACGGAAGTCAAGCCCGCCTTAGAAGATGCGGACGAATGGAACGGCAAGCCGAACAAGCTGCAATATCTTGAGAGATAG
- the cysB gene encoding HTH-type transcriptional regulator CysB, whose amino-acid sequence MKLQQLRYIWEVAQHELNVSATADSLYTSQPGISKQVRLLEDELGLPIFARNGKHLTEITAAGKQIVAIAGEILGKVQDIKNIAQEYRDNKVGSLSIATTHTQARYALPPVIKEFMNRYPGIKLNINQGTPMQISELASRGVVDMAIATEAMELFENLVMFPCYRWNRCVLVQQGHPLTEKKELTLQDVAEYPIVTYVFGFTGRSQLDQAFEKANLHPQLALTAVDADVIKTYVRLGLGIGIVARMAYDPVADADLVPLDASHLFGSSTTKIGLRRDMFIRGFIYEFIRLFAPHLTRELVEQAMAQRDQKAVDALFANIELPVR is encoded by the coding sequence ATGAAACTACAGCAGTTACGCTATATCTGGGAGGTTGCGCAGCACGAATTGAACGTTTCCGCAACGGCGGACAGCCTGTATACATCGCAGCCCGGAATTAGCAAACAAGTCCGTCTGCTGGAGGACGAGCTCGGGCTTCCGATTTTCGCACGGAACGGCAAACATCTGACGGAAATCACGGCAGCCGGCAAGCAAATCGTGGCGATTGCTGGAGAAATTCTAGGAAAAGTTCAGGATATAAAGAACATCGCCCAGGAATACCGGGACAACAAGGTCGGCTCGCTGTCCATCGCCACTACGCATACACAAGCGCGTTATGCGCTTCCTCCCGTCATAAAGGAGTTCATGAATCGCTATCCTGGGATCAAGCTCAATATCAACCAGGGTACTCCGATGCAGATTTCGGAATTGGCGTCGCGTGGCGTAGTGGATATGGCGATTGCTACGGAGGCCATGGAACTCTTCGAGAATCTCGTCATGTTCCCGTGTTATCGATGGAATCGCTGTGTCTTGGTACAGCAAGGGCATCCGCTCACCGAGAAGAAGGAACTCACGCTGCAGGATGTCGCCGAATATCCCATCGTGACGTACGTTTTTGGTTTTACCGGACGCTCGCAGCTGGATCAAGCTTTTGAGAAGGCGAACTTGCATCCCCAGTTGGCGTTGACTGCGGTGGATGCCGATGTGATCAAGACCTATGTGAGGCTTGGGTTGGGGATCGGAATCGTCGCCAGAATGGCTTACGACCCGGTCGCGGACGCCGATCTGGTTCCGCTAGATGCCAGCCATCTGTTCGGTTCAAGCACGACCAAAATCGGGCTGCGGCGGGATATGTTCATTCGCGGATTCATCTATGAATTCATCCGTCTATTCGCACCACATCTGACCCGGGAGTTGGTGGAACAAGCCATGGCTCAGCGGGACCAAAAGGCTGTCGATGCTTTGTTTGCGAACATTGAGCTACCGGTGCGCTAG
- a CDS encoding phosphoadenylyl-sulfate reductase, with the protein MSTQFFDLDQLKSELAGKNPRIILKAALAWFDNIAISFSGAEDVVLIDMASKLKPDIQVFTLDTGRLHPETYRLIETVRERYPIRLDVLSPDRAQLEALVREKGLFSFYKDGHHECCGIRKVEPLRRKLSQLEAWITGQRRDQNPTRQHLAEVELDETFSTPDHRLIKFNPLANWSSAQVWDYIEAYDVPFNELHRKGFASIGCEPCTRPILPNQHEREGRWWWEDAAKKECGLHAGNLKTVAKA; encoded by the coding sequence ATGAGCACTCAATTCTTCGATCTCGATCAGCTTAAAAGCGAGTTGGCGGGAAAAAATCCCCGCATAATTCTGAAGGCAGCGCTGGCCTGGTTCGACAATATCGCCATTTCCTTCAGCGGTGCGGAAGACGTGGTGTTGATCGACATGGCCAGCAAACTTAAGCCGGATATTCAGGTGTTCACCTTGGATACCGGTCGCTTGCATCCTGAAACTTACCGCCTGATCGAAACAGTTCGAGAGCGATATCCCATTCGACTCGACGTTCTTTCACCCGATCGCGCCCAATTGGAAGCTTTGGTTAGAGAAAAGGGCTTATTCAGTTTCTACAAAGACGGCCATCACGAGTGCTGCGGCATCCGTAAAGTTGAGCCACTGCGACGCAAGCTTTCTCAGCTGGAGGCCTGGATCACCGGCCAGCGCCGCGACCAAAACCCAACTCGGCAACATCTGGCAGAGGTCGAGTTGGATGAAACCTTTTCCACGCCCGACCATCGCCTGATCAAATTCAATCCACTCGCGAACTGGTCATCGGCGCAGGTGTGGGATTACATCGAAGCCTATGACGTGCCCTTCAACGAACTGCATCGCAAAGGTTTCGCCAGTATTGGCTGTGAACCATGCACACGCCCGATTCTGCCGAATCAGCATGAGCGCGAAGGTCGTTGGTGGTGGGAGGATGCCGCCAAGAAAGAATGCGGTCTGCATGCCGGCAACCTCAAAACGGTTGCCAAAGCTTGA
- the groL gene encoding chaperonin GroEL (60 kDa chaperone family; promotes refolding of misfolded polypeptides especially under stressful conditions; forms two stacked rings of heptamers to form a barrel-shaped 14mer; ends can be capped by GroES; misfolded proteins enter the barrel where they are refolded when GroES binds): MAAKEVRFSDDARHRMLAGVNILADAVKQTLGPKGRNVVLEKSFGAPTVTKDGVSVAKEIELKDKFENMGAQMVKEVASKTSDVAGDGTTTATVLAQAIVREGLKSVAAGSSPMDIKRGIDQAVSVVVEELKKLSKPCTDSKAIAQVGTISANSDESIGKIIADAMDKVGKEGVITVEEGSGLENELDVVEGMQFDRGYLSPYFINQQETMSVELENPYILLHDKKISNIRDLLPLLEKVAKAGRSLLIVAEDVEGEALATLVVNNMRGILKVCAVKAPGFGDRRKAMLEDIAILTGGRVISEELGLSLEKVDLNDLGSAKKVQVNKENTTIVDGAGKAEDIKARVEQIRKQIEDTTSDYDREKLQERVAKLAGGVAVIKVGAATEVEMKEKKARVEDALHATRAAVEEGIVPGGGVAFIRAQKALKDLQGKNHDQTVGIAILRRAIEEPLRQIVANAGEEPSVVLNRVQEGEGTFGYNAATGEYGDMIQMGILDPTKVTRSALQNAASVAGLMLTTEAMVAELPKKEKAAGMPGAGMDDMM, from the coding sequence ATGGCAGCTAAAGAAGTCCGTTTTTCCGATGATGCCCGCCACCGCATGTTGGCTGGTGTTAACATTCTGGCCGATGCCGTGAAGCAAACCCTTGGCCCGAAAGGCCGGAATGTCGTACTCGAAAAGAGCTTCGGCGCGCCCACCGTCACCAAAGACGGCGTTTCGGTCGCAAAAGAGATCGAGCTGAAAGACAAGTTCGAAAATATGGGCGCCCAGATGGTGAAGGAAGTCGCTTCGAAGACCTCCGATGTCGCTGGCGACGGCACCACCACGGCGACCGTTCTGGCCCAAGCCATAGTCCGCGAAGGTTTGAAATCCGTGGCTGCGGGTTCAAGCCCGATGGATATCAAACGCGGCATCGATCAGGCGGTCAGCGTGGTCGTCGAAGAGCTGAAAAAACTTTCTAAGCCCTGCACCGACAGCAAAGCGATCGCTCAGGTCGGCACCATCTCTGCCAACTCCGACGAAAGCATCGGCAAGATTATCGCCGACGCTATGGATAAAGTGGGTAAGGAAGGCGTGATCACCGTCGAGGAAGGGTCCGGTTTGGAAAACGAACTGGACGTCGTCGAAGGTATGCAGTTCGATCGCGGCTATCTCTCGCCCTATTTCATCAATCAGCAGGAGACCATGAGCGTCGAGCTCGAAAACCCGTATATCCTGCTGCATGACAAGAAAATCTCCAACATCCGCGATTTGCTGCCGCTGCTTGAAAAAGTGGCCAAGGCCGGTCGCTCGCTGTTGATCGTTGCCGAGGACGTCGAGGGCGAAGCGCTGGCGACTTTGGTGGTCAACAACATGCGCGGCATCCTCAAGGTTTGCGCGGTCAAGGCACCGGGCTTCGGCGATCGCCGCAAGGCCATGTTGGAGGACATCGCCATCCTGACCGGTGGCCGTGTGATCTCCGAAGAGTTGGGGCTCAGCCTTGAAAAGGTCGACCTCAACGACTTGGGTAGCGCGAAGAAGGTACAAGTCAACAAGGAAAACACTACCATCGTCGATGGCGCCGGCAAAGCCGAAGACATCAAGGCTCGCGTCGAACAGATCCGCAAACAGATTGAAGACACCACTTCGGACTACGATCGCGAGAAATTGCAGGAGCGTGTCGCTAAACTGGCCGGCGGTGTTGCCGTAATCAAGGTCGGCGCGGCAACCGAAGTCGAGATGAAAGAAAAGAAAGCCCGCGTGGAAGACGCGCTGCACGCAACCCGTGCCGCGGTTGAAGAAGGCATCGTTCCGGGCGGCGGCGTCGCTTTCATCCGAGCTCAAAAAGCGCTGAAGGATCTGCAGGGCAAGAACCACGACCAAACCGTGGGTATCGCCATCCTGCGCCGTGCAATTGAGGAGCCGCTGCGCCAAATCGTCGCCAACGCCGGCGAAGAGCCTTCGGTCGTTCTGAACCGGGTTCAGGAAGGCGAAGGCACCTTCGGCTACAACGCCGCAACTGGCGAATACGGCGACATGATCCAGATGGGTATCCTCGACCCGACCAAGGTCACCCGTTCCGCGCTGCAGAACGCAGCGTCCGTGGCTGGTCTGATGCTCACCACGGAAGCGATGGTGGCCGAGCTGCCGAAAAAGGAAAAGGCGGCCGGAATGCCGGGAGCCGGCATGGACGACATGATGTAA
- the groES gene encoding co-chaperone GroES: MKIRPLHDRVVVKRWEEEKTSPGGIVIPDTAKEKPIKGEVVAVGNGKILDNGQVRALDVKVGDKVLFGKYAGTEVKIDGTEYLMLREDDIMGVFEA; encoded by the coding sequence ATGAAAATTCGTCCCTTGCATGACCGTGTCGTCGTAAAACGCTGGGAAGAAGAGAAAACGTCTCCAGGCGGGATCGTCATTCCCGACACCGCAAAGGAAAAGCCCATCAAAGGTGAAGTGGTAGCTGTAGGAAACGGAAAAATCCTAGATAACGGTCAGGTACGCGCACTGGATGTAAAAGTCGGTGACAAAGTCTTGTTCGGCAAGTATGCCGGTACCGAGGTGAAAATCGACGGAACCGAATATCTGATGCTGCGCGAAGACGACATTATGGGCGTATTCGAAGCCTGA
- a CDS encoding DUF2905 domain-containing protein yields MSIGKILIFVGIGLFLLGLILSYAPGIFSWFGKLPGDIRIQDENKYIFIPITSMIIISLVLTLVINLFFRR; encoded by the coding sequence GTGTCTATTGGAAAAATCCTTATCTTCGTCGGTATCGGCTTGTTTCTGCTCGGACTGATCCTGTCGTACGCTCCAGGAATTTTCAGCTGGTTCGGGAAACTGCCCGGTGATATCCGGATTCAAGACGAAAACAAGTACATCTTCATCCCCATTACCTCCATGATCATCATCAGCCTCGTGCTGACACTGGTGATCAATTTGTTCTTTCGTCGCTAG
- a CDS encoding VWA domain-containing protein, whose product MRLFCRDWRATTLLVAAVLVAWTFAEPKLPLPQQVYRYAFVVDVTQSMNVRDYHVDNMPPDRLNFAKESIRQAVRELPCGSEVGLGIFTTRSVQLLFEPIEVCEHLPVIDDVLAHIDWRMAWAANSFIEQGIYAAIRDIKKRDPSVRLAFFTDGQEAPPQTIRPNFFEKPGEIAGLIVGVGGLQPTTVPKYDRENRLIGYWENTDIAQIPESTTAYQTTEAAPRLPHEGYYLSWLDENHLRELSATTGLRYHRLETPQALMEALRAPEFAERRTTWTDIRWLLGLAALLLFASVYLVAGDESSKRV is encoded by the coding sequence ATGCGGTTGTTTTGTCGGGACTGGCGCGCGACGACGCTGCTCGTAGCCGCCGTACTCGTCGCATGGACCTTTGCCGAGCCGAAACTCCCTTTGCCACAGCAGGTTTACCGCTACGCGTTCGTGGTCGACGTAACCCAGAGCATGAACGTGCGCGATTATCATGTCGATAACATGCCGCCGGACCGGCTCAATTTCGCTAAGGAATCGATCCGTCAAGCGGTACGTGAACTGCCTTGCGGTTCTGAAGTCGGCCTCGGAATTTTTACGACTCGGAGCGTTCAACTACTGTTCGAACCCATTGAGGTTTGCGAACACCTGCCCGTGATCGACGACGTGCTCGCCCATATCGATTGGCGTATGGCCTGGGCGGCCAACAGCTTTATAGAGCAAGGGATTTATGCGGCGATCCGGGACATCAAGAAACGCGATCCCAGCGTTCGGCTCGCGTTCTTCACCGACGGCCAGGAAGCACCACCGCAGACCATACGCCCGAATTTTTTTGAAAAGCCCGGGGAAATTGCGGGTCTCATCGTGGGCGTGGGCGGCCTGCAACCAACCACTGTCCCGAAATACGATCGTGAAAACCGGCTCATCGGTTATTGGGAAAATACCGATATCGCGCAAATACCGGAATCCACCACCGCATACCAAACGACGGAGGCTGCCCCCCGCCTTCCGCATGAGGGCTATTACCTTTCCTGGCTGGATGAAAACCATCTGCGTGAACTGAGCGCAACAACAGGACTCCGCTACCATCGTCTGGAAACACCGCAAGCTCTCATGGAGGCATTGCGCGCGCCGGAATTCGCTGAACGCCGGACCACCTGGACCGACATTCGATGGTTGCTGGGGCTTGCGGCACTCTTGCTGTTCGCTTCGGTCTACCTAGTGGCTGGTGATGAAAGTTCAAAGAGGGTTTGA